Part of the Longimicrobium sp. genome is shown below.
CAGCACATCACCGCCGAAGTGGTGCCGGCGACCCGCGACGCGCAGGCCAACGCCGCGGACGTAGCCCAGTCGATCCGCACGCGCCACGCGGGCCAGACCGTGCTCGTCGTCGGCCACAGCAACACCGTCACGAAGATCATCGCCGCGCTGGGCGGCCCCGCGCTGGCCGACATCTGCGACTCGGCGCACGGCAACCTGTTCACGCTGGTGCTGCCCGCGAACGGCACGCCGCGGCTGGAGCGCGCCCATTACGGCGCCGCCGACCCGCCCGACGACGCGTGCGCGGACGGCCTCCGCAAGCCGTGAGACGGAGCGCCGCGGCCCTCGGGCCGCGGCGCTCAGTCCAGGTGCCTCTGCTCGCCCACGGCGTAGGACTCGCGCAGCCAGGCGGCCACCTCGGCGTCGATCTCGTCGGCGTGGCGGATGCGGAAGTGGTGCACGTGGTTGCGCGGCGAGATGGACTCGACGCGGGTGAATCGCGGATGCTCCAGCCGCCGCGCCAGCACCACG
Proteins encoded:
- a CDS encoding phosphoglycerate mutase family protein, with translation MRSLRPVLAAMIAATLVSTGADAQGSTAPQQTTVILVRHGEKDTSNPLDPDPALSPAGQQRARDLYQLLKGRHVDAIITTQLGRTRLTAAPLADSQHITAEVVPATRDAQANAADVAQSIRTRHAGQTVLVVGHSNTVTKIIAALGGPALADICDSAHGNLFTLVLPANGTPRLERAHYGAADPPDDACADGLRKP